In Wolinella succinogenes DSM 1740, a single genomic region encodes these proteins:
- a CDS encoding NADH-quinone oxidoreductase subunit C, translating into MRQYKPQANAQKKVYYSDRFHEKPSLPKESLEAFPEFAKELELLSQEVKVLESYVERGDWVAYVEPKENKKALAALKRMGYEILSEMSAIDYLETRHGFEVFYQLLSMEKHHRMRLKLFLPEGMELESANDLFRSADWSEREMYDMFGIRLLHHPYLKRILMPDDWSGYPLRKSYPLHGDEAAQWYEVDKIFGKEYREVVGPENRDAARIDRYDTTRFARMGHEVPYGEDISLGEKETPIRYQEEGGVVIVEKLTPENSKQLQERK; encoded by the coding sequence ATGAGACAGTATAAGCCGCAGGCCAATGCGCAAAAAAAGGTCTATTACAGCGATCGATTCCATGAGAAGCCCTCTCTCCCCAAAGAATCACTAGAGGCTTTTCCTGAGTTTGCCAAGGAGTTGGAGCTTCTAAGCCAAGAGGTGAAAGTGCTAGAGAGCTATGTAGAGCGAGGGGATTGGGTCGCTTATGTTGAGCCCAAGGAGAACAAAAAAGCCCTAGCCGCTCTAAAGAGGATGGGTTATGAGATTCTCTCAGAGATGAGCGCGATTGACTATCTAGAGACGCGACATGGCTTTGAGGTTTTCTATCAGCTCCTCTCTATGGAAAAACACCACCGTATGCGCTTGAAGCTCTTTTTGCCCGAAGGGATGGAGTTAGAATCAGCAAATGACCTCTTCCGATCGGCGGATTGGAGTGAGCGAGAGATGTATGATATGTTTGGAATCAGGCTCCTTCACCACCCCTATCTCAAGCGAATCTTGATGCCCGATGATTGGAGCGGCTATCCCTTGCGCAAGAGCTATCCTTTGCACGGAGATGAAGCGGCGCAGTGGTATGAGGTGGATAAGATTTTTGGCAAAGAGTATCGAGAGGTGGTCGGCCCAGAGAATCGAGATGCTGCGAGAATCGATCGCTACGACACCACCCGATTCGCTCGAATGGGTCATGAGGTGCCCTATGGTGAAGATATTAGCCTAGGCGAAAAGGAGACCCCGATTCGCTATCAGGAGGAGGGTGGTGTCGTGATTGTTGAGAAGCTCACGCCTGAAAACTCCAAACAGCTCCAAGAGAGGAAGTGA
- a CDS encoding NAD(P)H-quinone oxidoreductase subunit 3 has translation MTHMDFDHPYFGVFFIFLFTFVAFFATTYLARLVGGVLARKETQKLKLAPYECGPLPNKQPNRISAQFYLMALLFILFDVEILFMFPWAVDFKVLGIFGMVEMVLFILLLSIGFVYAWKKGALEWHSMK, from the coding sequence ATGACCCACATGGATTTTGACCACCCCTATTTTGGGGTCTTTTTTATCTTCCTCTTCACCTTCGTAGCCTTTTTCGCGACCACCTACCTCGCGCGATTGGTGGGTGGAGTCCTCGCGCGTAAAGAGACGCAAAAGCTCAAGCTCGCCCCCTATGAGTGCGGTCCCCTGCCAAACAAACAGCCCAACCGAATCTCGGCGCAGTTCTACTTGATGGCGCTTCTTTTCATCCTGTTTGATGTAGAGATTCTCTTTATGTTCCCTTGGGCGGTTGATTTCAAGGTGTTGGGAATCTTCGGTATGGTGGAGATGGTACTCTTTATACTACTCCTCTCCATAGGTTTTGTCTATGCATGGAAAAAAGGAGCGCTTGAGTGGCACAGCATGAAGTGA
- the rpsL gene encoding 30S ribosomal protein S12: MPTINQLIRKERKKAIKKSKSPALVNCPQRRGVCTRVYTTTPKKPNSALRKVAKVRLTSGFEVISYIPGEGHNLQEHSIVLIRGGRVKDLPGVKYHIIRGALDTAGVQKRNVSRSKYGAKKGKAGAAPTTGKKK; this comes from the coding sequence GTGCCAACCATTAACCAGCTCATTAGAAAAGAGAGAAAGAAAGCGATTAAAAAATCCAAATCTCCCGCTTTGGTTAACTGCCCCCAAAGACGAGGAGTTTGTACTCGTGTCTATACCACCACCCCTAAAAAGCCTAACTCGGCTCTTCGAAAAGTAGCCAAAGTTCGACTCACTAGTGGTTTTGAAGTCATTAGTTATATCCCTGGTGAAGGCCACAACCTCCAAGAGCACTCCATTGTTCTTATTCGAGGCGGAAGGGTCAAAGACTTACCTGGTGTGAAGTATCACATTATCCGAGGGGCTCTTGATACTGCAGGGGTTCAAAAACGAAATGTATCTAGAAGTAAGTATGGTGCCAAAAAGGGTAAAGCAGGCGCGGCTCCCACTACAGGCAAGAAAAAGTAG
- the fusA gene encoding elongation factor G: MARKIPLNRIRNIGIAAHIDAGKTTTTERILFYTGVSHKVGEVHDGAATMDWMEQEKERGITITSAATTCFWKDYQVNIIDTPGHVDFTIEVERSMRVLDGAVAVFCSVGGVQPQSETVWRQANKYGVPRMVFVNKMDRIGANFYNVESQISDRLKARPVPVVIPVGAEDTFKGVIDLLQMKALIWNDETMGAKYDIEEIPADLVEKANEYREKMIEAAAEQDEALMEKYLNGEELTTEEIKRGLKIGCHAMAIIPMLCGSSFKNKGVQTLLDAVIDYLPAPTEVADIHGVDAKDETKEISVQSSDEGEFAGLAFKIMTDPFVGQLTFVRVYRGSLESGSYVYNSTKGKKERVGRLLKMHANKREDIKEIYAGEICAFVGLKETLTGDTLCSEKEPVILERMEFPEPVISIAVEPKTKADQEKMGIALNKLAEEDPSFRVNSDEETGQTIISGMGELHLEIIVDRMKREFKVEAEVGQPQVAFRETVRKAVNKECKYAKQSGGRGQYGHVFIKLEPQEAGKGYEFVNDISGGVIPKEYIPAVDKGIKEAMQSGVLAGYPVVDFKVTLYDGSYHDVDSSEMAFKIAGSMAFKDAAREASPVLLEPIMKVEVEVPEDYMGDVIGDLNRRRGQINSMGDRSGIKVINAFVPLAEMFGYSTDLRSATQGRGTYTMEFSHYGEVPGNISKEIIEKRKG; encoded by the coding sequence ATGGCTAGAAAAATACCCCTAAATCGTATACGAAACATTGGTATCGCCGCTCACATTGACGCGGGAAAAACCACCACTACCGAGAGAATTCTCTTCTACACGGGCGTCAGTCACAAGGTCGGAGAGGTTCATGATGGTGCTGCGACCATGGATTGGATGGAGCAAGAGAAGGAGCGAGGAATCACGATCACTTCAGCGGCGACCACCTGCTTCTGGAAAGATTATCAAGTGAACATCATCGACACCCCTGGACACGTTGACTTTACAATTGAAGTTGAGCGATCCATGAGGGTCCTTGATGGAGCTGTAGCGGTTTTCTGCTCCGTGGGCGGTGTTCAGCCCCAGAGTGAGACTGTATGGCGACAAGCTAACAAATATGGCGTTCCTCGAATGGTTTTTGTTAACAAGATGGACCGAATCGGTGCCAACTTTTACAACGTAGAGAGCCAAATTAGTGATCGACTTAAAGCACGACCCGTCCCTGTAGTGATTCCTGTTGGAGCAGAGGATACTTTTAAGGGTGTGATTGACCTTCTGCAGATGAAAGCCCTTATCTGGAATGACGAAACCATGGGCGCAAAGTATGACATCGAAGAGATTCCTGCGGATTTGGTTGAAAAGGCAAACGAGTATCGAGAAAAGATGATCGAAGCGGCTGCAGAGCAAGATGAGGCTTTGATGGAAAAATATCTCAATGGCGAGGAGCTCACCACAGAAGAGATCAAAAGAGGCCTCAAGATCGGTTGCCACGCGATGGCCATCATTCCTATGCTTTGCGGATCTTCTTTCAAAAACAAGGGGGTGCAAACTCTACTTGATGCAGTCATTGATTATCTTCCTGCGCCCACTGAAGTGGCTGATATTCATGGCGTGGATGCCAAGGATGAGACCAAAGAGATCAGCGTTCAATCTTCTGATGAGGGTGAATTCGCTGGTTTGGCCTTTAAAATCATGACCGATCCTTTCGTGGGCCAGCTCACTTTCGTTCGTGTTTATCGCGGAAGCCTTGAGAGCGGTAGTTATGTCTATAACTCCACCAAGGGGAAAAAAGAGCGCGTAGGCCGATTGCTCAAAATGCACGCCAACAAGCGAGAGGATATCAAAGAGATCTACGCGGGCGAGATTTGTGCCTTTGTTGGACTCAAAGAGACACTCACGGGCGATACCCTCTGCTCTGAAAAAGAGCCCGTGATCTTGGAGCGAATGGAGTTCCCTGAGCCTGTTATCTCTATTGCCGTTGAGCCTAAAACCAAGGCCGACCAAGAGAAGATGGGTATTGCACTCAATAAGCTAGCCGAAGAGGATCCAAGCTTCCGCGTCAATTCAGATGAAGAGACAGGCCAGACCATCATTTCAGGAATGGGCGAGCTTCACCTTGAAATCATCGTTGATCGTATGAAGCGAGAGTTTAAAGTGGAAGCGGAAGTGGGACAACCTCAAGTTGCCTTCCGAGAAACGGTTCGTAAAGCGGTCAACAAAGAGTGCAAATACGCCAAGCAGTCTGGAGGCCGCGGTCAGTATGGTCACGTCTTTATCAAGCTTGAGCCTCAAGAGGCGGGCAAGGGCTATGAGTTTGTCAATGATATTAGTGGGGGCGTGATTCCCAAGGAGTATATTCCTGCTGTTGACAAGGGTATCAAAGAGGCGATGCAGTCAGGGGTTTTGGCTGGCTATCCCGTCGTGGATTTCAAGGTCACTCTTTATGATGGTAGCTACCACGATGTTGACTCTTCTGAGATGGCGTTTAAAATTGCGGGCTCAATGGCGTTCAAAGATGCCGCCAGAGAGGCAAGTCCTGTTCTTCTTGAGCCCATCATGAAGGTCGAAGTGGAAGTGCCTGAGGATTACATGGGGGATGTCATTGGTGACCTTAACCGAAGACGAGGCCAAATCAACTCCATGGGCGATCGCTCAGGAATCAAAGTGATCAATGCATTTGTTCCTTTGGCTGAGATGTTTGGCTACTCTACCGACCTCCGATCCGCGACCCAAGGGCGTGGAACTTATACCATGGAGTTCAGCCACTATGGCGAAGTCCCTGGAAATATCTCCAAAGAGATCATCGAAAAGAGAAAGGGTTAA
- the rpsG gene encoding 30S ribosomal protein S7 yields MRRRKAPVREVLGDPIYGNKVVTKFVNKMMYDGKKSVAEKIIYATFDRIEEKTKEKGIEVFEKALERVRPMVEVRSRRVGGATYQVPVEVRATRQQSLSIRWLLEAARKRNERTMVDRLANELIDAANDRGSAFKKKEDVHKMAEANKAFAHYRW; encoded by the coding sequence ATGAGAAGAAGAAAAGCCCCCGTTAGAGAGGTTCTAGGCGACCCCATCTACGGAAACAAAGTAGTCACTAAATTTGTGAACAAAATGATGTATGATGGCAAGAAGAGCGTGGCTGAAAAGATCATCTATGCTACTTTTGACCGAATCGAAGAGAAGACCAAGGAGAAGGGAATCGAAGTATTCGAAAAAGCCCTTGAGCGTGTTCGACCTATGGTGGAAGTCCGAAGCCGACGAGTGGGCGGAGCAACCTATCAGGTGCCCGTAGAAGTTCGCGCGACACGACAGCAATCTCTCTCTATTCGATGGTTGCTTGAGGCGGCTAGAAAGCGAAACGAGCGAACCATGGTGGATCGATTGGCGAATGAGCTTATCGATGCAGCCAATGATCGAGGTTCAGCTTTCAAGAAGAAAGAGGATGTCCACAAGATGGCTGAAGCCAACAAAGCGTTCGCACACTATCGATGGTAA
- a CDS encoding NuoB/complex I 20 kDa subunit family protein has translation MAQHEVNYLKSGGLPVVLTTVDHLVNWGRSNSLWALTYGLACCAIEMMASGAGRYDFDRFGTIFRASPRQADVMIVAGTLTKKHAEFIRRLYDQMSEPKWVISMGSCANTGGMFNTYATVQGCDRIIPVDVYLPGCAPRPETLQYAVMVLQQKIRREKASRKLPPKRLV, from the coding sequence GTGGCACAGCATGAAGTGAATTATCTAAAAAGTGGGGGATTGCCCGTGGTTTTGACCACGGTCGATCACTTGGTGAATTGGGGGCGGAGCAACTCTTTATGGGCACTCACCTATGGCTTGGCCTGTTGTGCGATTGAGATGATGGCCAGTGGAGCGGGGCGATATGATTTTGACCGCTTTGGGACGATTTTCCGCGCAAGTCCTAGGCAGGCGGATGTGATGATTGTCGCGGGCACTCTCACCAAAAAGCACGCGGAGTTTATTCGGCGCCTCTATGATCAGATGAGCGAGCCTAAATGGGTCATCTCAATGGGAAGTTGCGCCAATACAGGCGGAATGTTCAACACCTATGCCACCGTGCAAGGGTGCGATCGAATCATCCCTGTGGATGTCTATCTTCCCGGCTGCGCCCCTAGACCTGAGACGCTTCAATACGCCGTGATGGTGCTTCAGCAAAAGATTAGACGAGAGAAGGCCTCTCGAAAACTCCCTCCTAAAAGGCTCGTGTGA
- a CDS encoding histidinol-phosphatase, giving the protein MRYDLHNHTWRCNHAVGSMDEYVQKAIEQGLEGFGFACHAPMAFDEENRMALAELESYKRDVLELKERYVGLCDIKLGLEVDYLPGFMEEEVLQFEGDYLIGSIHFLGDWGFDNPAFLAEYAKRDINESWRRYLEGIVAMAQSGHFDIVGHFDLMKVFGFRPTEDLRSEIEQALRAIKRAGMVIELNASGLRKKVAEPYPGESILQMAGALEIPITFSSDSHAPEHVGFERVRLENLAKQAGYTHYTIFTHREKESLKIP; this is encoded by the coding sequence ATGCGCTACGACCTTCACAATCACACTTGGCGTTGTAATCACGCGGTGGGCTCTATGGATGAGTATGTTCAAAAGGCGATTGAGCAGGGGCTGGAGGGATTTGGATTCGCTTGCCATGCACCCATGGCGTTTGATGAGGAGAATCGCATGGCTTTAGCCGAGCTAGAGAGCTACAAACGCGATGTGTTGGAACTCAAGGAGCGCTATGTGGGGCTTTGTGATATCAAACTAGGGCTTGAAGTGGACTATCTCCCCGGTTTTATGGAGGAGGAGGTGCTCCAATTTGAGGGGGATTATCTCATTGGTTCCATTCATTTTTTGGGCGATTGGGGCTTTGACAATCCCGCCTTTTTGGCGGAGTACGCCAAGCGCGATATTAACGAGAGTTGGAGGCGCTATCTAGAGGGGATTGTGGCGATGGCTCAAAGCGGACACTTTGACATTGTGGGGCACTTTGACCTCATGAAGGTTTTTGGTTTTCGTCCCACCGAGGATTTACGTTCTGAGATCGAGCAGGCCTTGCGGGCGATCAAGCGCGCGGGAATGGTGATTGAGCTGAATGCTTCAGGGCTAAGAAAAAAGGTCGCTGAACCCTACCCAGGCGAATCGATTCTCCAAATGGCGGGAGCTTTAGAGATTCCTATTACTTTTAGTAGCGATTCTCATGCCCCTGAGCATGTAGGCTTTGAACGAGTTAGGCTTGAAAATCTCGCAAAACAGGCGGGTTACACTCACTATACTATCTTCACTCATCGAGAGAAAGAGAGCTTAAAGATTCCATAA